The Haloarcula limicola region TCTTCTAGTTCGTATTCGTGGGAGATGATTTCCTCGGCGCGGTCGTTACCGATTTTCTCGACGATGAATTCCGCGATCTCGGGCCACTCGTAGCTTCGGAAGTACCACGATCCCATATAGTCGACCTTCTTGTGAATGAGGTGATCGCTGGGGTTAAGCGTCACTTCGTCCGTTTCACCGATTTGAGCGAACGTACCGTGTTTCTTCACCAAGTCGAAACCCATCTCGATGCCTGGCTGGGCGCCGGAACAGTCGACGACGACGTCGAGTCCGCGTCCGTTCGTAATTTCATCGGTTCGTTCCTGCGCGTCTTCTTCGCCGGGGTCAACGGCGTACTCGGCACCGAGATCCAGACCCTTTTCCCGACGGTGGTCGACGAGTTCGTACGCGACGACATCGGCCCCCATCGCGTCCGCGTTGAGGACACCAGCGAGGCCCATCGGCCCGAGGC contains the following coding sequences:
- a CDS encoding zinc-binding dehydrogenase → MPDKMSMGVGAIATDALGNLWSTLNECNVNGTDTVGIIGLGPMGLAGVLNADAMGADVVAYELVDHRREKGLDLGAEYAVDPGEEDAQERTDEITNGRGLDVVVDCSGAQPGIEMGFDLVKKHGTFAQIGETDEVTLNPSDHLIHKKVDYMGSWYFRSYEWPEIAEFIVEKIGNDRAEEIISHEYELEEEKVQEAFRKFDNHETQKVIFTP